Below is a genomic region from Leptotrichia shahii.
AAGAAATTGCAAGACACCAATTAACTGCTGAAGGAAAACCAGCTAATATCATTGAAAAAATATTAGAAGGAAAAATGAGAAAATTCTATGAAGAAAACTGTTTAGTGCAACAAAAATATGTTAGAGATGACAGCGTTACTATTGAACAATTTATTGCCCCAAGTACAATAAATTCATTTGACAGATTTAAAGTTGGAGAAGGAATCGAAAAAGAAGAAGTAGATTTCGCTGCTGAAGTAGCTGCACAAATTTCTGGAAATTAATTATAAGGGGAATTATCCCCTTATTTTTTCGCAAATTTTTAAATAATTACTTTTAGATAATTTACGTTTAAAAGATTTTATTTAACCTATAAAATTTATGGAGGCTCCTATAATGCTTAAATATAAAAGGATATTATTAAAACTGAGTGGAGAAGCACTTGCAGGGAACAAGGAATTTGGTTTTTCAAACGAGGTGCTTGAAAGTTTCGCAAAACAAATAAAGGATGTACATGAAAAAGGTGTTGAAATTGCCATTGTTATTGGCGGCGGAAATATTTTTCGTGGAATAAGCGGGATGGAAAAAGGATTTGACAGAGTGACTGGAGATACGATGGGAATGCTTGCAACTATTATGAATGGATTGGCATTGCAAAATGCAATTGAAAGCATAGGAGTACCGACACGTGTTATGACAGCACTGCAAATGCCGCAAGTAGCTGAACTTTATATTAGACGTAAAGCAATAAGACATCTGGAAAAAGGAAGAGTTGTCATTTTTGGAGGTGGAACAAGCAATCCTTATTTTACGACAGATTCTTCGGGAGCATTGAGAGCTGTGGAAATTCAGGCAGATGTACTTGCGAAAGGGACAAAAGTCGATGGAATCTATGATAAGGATCCGATGAAATTTGATGATGCTGTTAGATATGATACTGTAACTTTTGATGAAGCAATTTCAAAAAATCTAGGAGTAATGGATACTGCGGCACTTTCACTATGCCGAGAAAACCAAATGCCAATTGTAGTATTTAACGCTTTGGAAGAAGGAAATATACTAAAAATGGCTCAAGGTGAAGATATAGGAACAACTGTAAAAAATAAAAATATTAGATAAAAAGGTGGTAAGAATGTTAGACACAATTTTAAAAGAAGCTGAAGAAAAAATGGCAAAATCTGTGGAAAATACAAAAGATAAATTTTCACATGTAAGAGCTGGACGTGCGAGTGTTTCTATGCTTGATGGAGTAACTGTAGAAGCTTATGGTTCGCCAACTCCGCTTAATCAAGTTGGAACAGTTTCAGCTCCAGAAGCTAGATTATTAGTAATTGACCCTTGGGATAAATCGTTAATTCCAGCAATTGAAAAAACAATTTTACAGGCAAATTTAGGATTTAATCCTTCAAATGATGGGAAAGTTATCAGGCTTGTTGTGCCAGAACTTACAGAAGATCGTAGAAAAGAATATGTAAAAATGGTAAAAAAAGAAGCTGAAGAAGGAAAAGTTGCAATTAGAAACGTAAGAAAAGACATTAATAACAAATTAAGAAAACTTGAAAAAGATAGTGAAATTACAGAAGATGAATTGAAGGCAAGTGAAGAAAAAGTTCAAAAAACAACAGATAAATTTATCGCACAAGTTGATGATGCCTTGAATAAAAAGGAAAAAGAATTATTGACAGTTTAGTCCTGAATAGAATAAACTATATTTTGTTATTGTAAAAAAAATTAAGCTAGATTTCTCTAGCTTTTTTATTTGGATATTTATTCTAAATTTCATATTTAAATAGCAAGTCAAAACTTCTTATTACTAAATTACCAAGAAAAGTTTATTTAGCAACTTGCCATTTATTGTCACTACCTTTGGTAAATTTTACAGTAGATGTTGCTAAATTGATTTTTTTTGTATTTTTTAAGTAATTATATTGAAGTTTTATATATTTTTCAATGTCAACTTCAATTTCATCTTTTCCGCTGTCAACTTTTGCATATTGGCTCGCATTGTCTCCTAAATATTTATCTAATGCCTTTTCATCATATCCCTTAATCAAAAATATAACTTCGCCATCATTTCCATTTTCATTTACTTTGTAAACAGATACTTCAAATTGTTCAATAAGCATTGTGTTTGAATCTTCCCATTGTTTTTTTAATGTTGGGTTGTTTATTTTTGCAACATATTTGTCGACATCTGGGTTAATTGATTTTAGCATTTTACGTGAACCGTAATTTGAAATTTCTTGTAGAGCTTTTGCGTAATCTTTTGCTGCAGTATCTAATGAATCATATTTTTTGATTTCTGTGGCTTCTTTTGCGGTTGGAGCGGCATTCGCAATAGCAGGAACTGCTGTTAATTGTCCCAATACCATTAATCCCATTAATATTTTTCTTGCTTTTGTAAATTTTATCATTTCTTTTTTTCCTCCAAATATTATTTAGTAAATTTATAAATTTTTCTTTTTGATTATTTTAATTAATACTAAATCCCATTTAAAGAATAATAGAAATTATATCTTATTTATTTCCTGACAAGGGGTCTTGACCCCTTGCATAGTAGAAATTATAACAAATCTATTATTTTAATGGGAAATACTATAATAATAATTTTTTCTTTATTTTATATTATTATTTTTTATCTATACTAGGTCTATTTTAAAATAAAATTTTTTTTAAAATTATAAATCTTATTCCAAGTCGTCGCTAAATTTAAAGCCTTGGTCTTCTAAATCCTGTTTCGATTTGTTGTAGAAGTTTTCGTAGATTCTTACTAGCATTTCTTTGTATGATGGCAGTTGTGGAGTATTGTTTTCTTCACGCCATTTTATGGTGTCTTTTTCGTGGAACTCTACGCCTTCTTCTACTTTTTTAGCATCATAAGTGTCTTCAAATACGAATGTATCTAGTGGGATTCTTGGTTTTACTCTTGTCAGTTTTCTTTCGGCTGGGACTCCGATTGTTGTTCCAACGATTGGGAAGACATATTTTGGAAGTCCTAGCATTTTTATGAATTCTTTTGTTTCTTTTCTAATTGCTCCGATTACAGTGCTTCCATAACCAAGGGCAAAAGCTGCAGTTTGCAGTGCGTTTACCATAATTCCAGCATCTACTGCTCCAACTAGGATTCCATCAGCTGATTTTGGAGCAATGTTTCTTTTTCCAAGTGAATTTGAAGCGTAAACCCCACGATGGAAGTCAATTAGTACAAAAATAAATGCTTCAGCTTGGGCAATGTGTTTTTGTCCGCCACATAATTCTGCGATTTTTGCTAATTTTTCCTTATCTTTTATGACAATTAATGAAGTTTGCTGACCATTAACTGAATTTGCAGCTCTTTGTGCAGTTTCAAGAATTACTTGTAAATCTTCTTCCTTTAATTCTTCGCCTGTAAATTCCCTTACAGAACGTCTATTTTTTAATTGTTTTATTAATTCGTTCATTAAAACCACTTCCTTTTTAAATTTTATTAATTAATGGTATCATATTATATTTCTGTTGTCAAACAGTTTAAAATCCTATTTTTTTGTGGTATAATTTACAAATAAATAATAAGTTTTCTATAAACTAAAAAAACTAAAAACAAAAAAATTGAAAGAGAAAAAAATGTCAAAAAATAAAATAGTAACTAATAAAACTTGTGGGAAGCTCTATATTGCGGGAGAATATTCGATCTTGACGGCTGGACAAAGTGCAATTATAAAAAATGTGAATATATTTATGGAATCAAGAATAAGTTTTTCAGATACGGATGAATATACGATTTTTTCAGATATGTTTAATTATAAATTAACTCTTGAAAGAGATACTTTTGATAATGAAAATATTTTGCACAATTTTGATAAAAATTATTCGCTTATTTGTGAAGCAATATCTGTTATGAGTGAATATTTAAAATTAAAAAATTTGAAAATTAAGCCTTTTAAGCTGGAAATTACTGGGAAAATGGAAAGAGATGGGAAAAAATTTGGAATTGGCTCGAGCGGGAGTGTTGTAATTTTGACAGTAAAATCTATTTTGAGTTTGTATAACTTGATATTTTCTAAAGAAATGATTTTTAAATTGTCTTCTTATGTCTTGCTAAAACGTGGAGATAATGGCTCTATGGGCGATATTGCTTGTATTTCTTATGAAAACTTGATTTTTTACAGATCTTTTGATAGGGAAAAAATTAGGGCATTAATAGAAAAGGAAACTTTGGAAGATGTATTAAAAACTGATTGGAATTATGAAATTTCTGAGCTTTATTTTAATGAAAAAGAATCAAATCAAAAAGGTAAAAACAGTTTAAGTTGTGAATTTTTAGTTGGATGGACAAAAGAGCCAGCTATTTCAAGTGATTTAATAAATATTGTAAAAAATTCTATTTGTGAAAATAAAAATTTTTTGGAAAATGTGGAAAAAGTTGTGAAAAAATTGAGGGAAGTTATAAAAAATGGAGATAAAGTGGAAATAAAAAAATGTATTGGCGAAAATGGGAAATTGCTTGAAAATTTGGATAAAAATATTTATAGTAAGAAATTAAAAGAGCTGGCAAGTGCGACACAAGATTTGGATATTTGTGCAAAGAGCAGTGGGGCAGGTGGCGGAGATTGCGGGATTGCATTTTCTTTTGATGAAAAGGATACTAAGATTGTTGTTGAAAAATGGAGGAAACTTGGGATTGAATTGTTGTATTCTGAAAAATTATAAATAGATATGTTTAATAACCTAAATTTTTTATTTATACAAGGGTCAAGACCCCTTGCTTCAGGATATTTATTTTATTAAATACTGAAGTATAGTTATTGAACAGGTTTATTGTCACGAGGGGATCAAGACTCCTTGTCAGAGAGTGGAGAAAAGAAGAAATTAAATGTAGAAAAACAGGGAAATTAGTTATAAAAAATATAGTTTTGTTGGGTTTTAAACTTTTATAAATGATTGAAATAAATAAAAAAGGAGAAAACATTGAAAAATAGGAAAGATGAGCATATTAGGTATGCGTTGAAGCATAGGAGTGAATATAACAGCTTTGATGAGGTTGAGCTTGTTCATTGTTCAATTCCAAAATATAACCTTGAAGAAATTGAGCTAAAAACTCGATTTGCAGGATGTGAGTTTACGGTACCATTTTTTATTAATGCAATTACAGGTGGAAGTGAGAATGCGAGAAAGATTAATCAGAAACTGGCTAGAGTTGCAAATGAGTGTGGGATTTTGTTTGTGACAGGGTCTTATAGTGCAGCTTTGAAAAATGTTCAGGATGATTCGTTTGAAATTGTGAAAAGGGAGAATCCTGACTTGAAACTTGCTACAAATATTGGGATTGATAAGGATTATGAGGCTGGAATTAAAGCTATCGAGGCTTTGAATCCGTTATTTTTACAAGTTCATGTTAATCTTATGCAGGAGCTTATTATGGTGGAAGGAAGTCGGAATTTTGGAGAATGGGAAAATAATTTACAAAAATTTGTACAAAATATTAAAATTCCGATTGTTTTGAAGGAAGTTGGATTTGGGATGACCGAGGCTACTGTGAAAAAAGGGATTGAACTTGGAATAAAGACTTTTGATATTAGCGGGCGTGGGGGAACTAGCTTTGCATTTATTGAAAATATGAGGCGGGAAAACGGACTTCATTATTTGGATAATTGGGGACAGACTACAATTTCTTGTCTCTTGAATTTAAAAAATTATGTGGATAAAGTGGAAGTTATTGCAAGTGGAGGTGTTAGAAATCCGCTGGATATTGTGAAGTCATTGGTTTTGGGGGCAAAAGCGGTTGGAATTTCTAAAGTAATTTTGGAATTAGTTGTGAAATATGAAGTTGAGAAAGTGATTGAAATTGTGGAAAACTGGAAAAATGAGTGCAGAATGATAATGTGTGCTTTGAATGCCAATAACATTGAGGAATTGCGGAATGTTAAATATATTTTGTATGGGAAAACATTAGAATTTTTTATGCAGCAGAAAGAGAGCTTTTCTAATTTATAGATTTTAAGTTATTTTGTGAATAAAATTTAATATAATTTTTAAAGCAGGGGCACCATCGCTATGCCCCTGCACCCTGGTTAGTCTAAGATAATTTTGTAATAAAGAATTTTGAAATTACTCTTGTTAATAGAGATTAAAACTTTTTTTGGTATATTATTTTACTTTAAAAGTGCAAGGGGGAACAGTCACCATCCCCCTTGCATCCTCGGCTAATCTACGACATTTTTACGTACTGGCAAAAAACCCGCTTACGCTCAAACAGTTTTGTCAGCACATAAAAATGCTCCAACAGTAAATTGTGGTTTGTATTGTTGTAACAAAAAGAGGAAATGTGAAATAAATTTTTAAAATATTCTGAAGCAAGGGGTCTTGCCCCCTTGTCATAATTTTTTTAATTTGGTTAGAAAAGTGAGTTAAAAAAAGCCCCTAAGGGCAGAGGTAGAGGTGAAATTCGGTTTTGTCAGACTATTTAGTTATTCTATAAACAATGTATAGAACAATGATAAGTCTAATTATATCCTCGTTTGACATCTCTTGCCTCCTGTTCGCTAAATATGAGTTTTACTAGAACTCCGTAATATTATAACAAAAAAAACTGGGAAAATCCAGTTTAATTTGCTAGTAAATTTTATTTAACGAACAAGTTCCCCTTAGGGTTCTTAAGGTGAGTTTATTATATCATATTTTATGAAAATGTCAAATAAATTTTTTTATAGCGAAATTTGTTATTGAAAAATGGGAGGAGAGTTTGTTAGATGAAAAAAGAAGAAGTTGAGAAGAAGAAAATTATTGTTTATGATTTTGATAAGACACTTTATGATGGGGAGACAGGGGTTAATTTTTCGATGTTTTATTTGAAGAAGTATCCAGTTAGGTCGATTTTGTTTTTGATGAAGTACTCTAAGGATTTGATTTTTTATTTGTTGAAAATAATTAATTTGACGACTTTGAAGGAAAGGTATTTTAAGTTTCTCGAAATACATTCTAAAAGTGAGATTGAGGAATTGGTGGATGGATTTTGGGAGACTAAAAGGAATAAAATTTATTCTTGGACAAGAGAAGAATTGGAAAAAAATAAAAAAGAGTGTGAGATGGTTATTGTATCTTCAGCAAGTCCATTGTTTTTAATTGAGAATTTTTTGTTGTCGCTTGGGTATGATAAAGTTTTTGGGACTAATTTTGTGAATGATGAGAAAGAAGGTAAGGAAACTTTTGTTGCGAAAATTGATGGGGAGAATAATAAAGGAAAAGAAAAAGTTAAAAAATTGGATGAATGGGCGAAGAAAAATGAGCTTGAATATGAGATTGTAAAATTTTATTCAGATAGTTTGGCGGATGAGCCTTTGTATAATATTTCACGAAAGAAGTATTGGATAAAAAGAGGAATTAAAGTGGAAGGAATGCCTAAAAAAAAGACTTTGTTTGATAAATTATTTTGGAATTGATGTTACAAATGTGAGTTTATCTTTAGAGATTTTTCTGATATCTCTTCCTAAATTTTATTAAAAAAGTTGTTTGTATAGGAAAATTAAAAATTTAAAATGGAGTTATTAGGAAGTGTAATGAAAATATCGGTATTTAAAGGGAGAATATAGGTTAGAAAATATTTAAAATTTGATTAAAATTAAAGAGAAATTTTGGAAAATGCTTGACTTATTTTTTTTAATAGGGTATACTAAAATTATATCAATAGTCTTTTAAAATGATATAGGTTTAATAATTTATAAATAAAAAAAAAGGTAAAATTTGAGAGGAAATAAGTTTTGTAAAGTTGAGCTATTAAATCTGTTGTGTTAAAATATTGACTTCAGACGTTTAAATGTGAGATTCTAGCGAGCTTTAAGTTTAAATTGGAATAAGAAAGGGTAAAACAGTAATTTATAAGGGATCAGTAAAGTGAAAACTAAGGATAAAGAAAACTGACAGTTTTTTACAAAAAAGTTGGATATTTTACTTGGGATATTATTAGAATTGACTGTTTGCAGTTGGAGAAATTAAGGAGATTTTTGTTTTTGAATCACTATCAAATCACTAAATTCACTATTTTTATTTTAATGGTGGGTTAATAATTATCACTTAGAAAGTCCTCTATGGCCCCCCTTAAGGACTCTTTCTGCTCCCGCTTCCATTTTTACTGGACTTGCCAACTTCACCTTGATCCGTTTGAAAGGTCTTGAGACTATTCTGATACTGGCTTTGTCAAGCCAGACATTAACCGGGCGGCCTTCGCTGTCCACATAATTTTGAGGAGGAAACATGAGTAATAATCTGCGACAGATTGCAAAGGACTTGCGATCGTTTGTAAAAAGATGTAAAGACGTACATTATTCTGACAGCCTGCTTATCTCTTTCCTGATAACAGGTCTTTTAACAATTGCCCCAAAACTTCATGCTGACGTGGCAAGCGAACAGCAGGAAGTTACGGCACAGACATACGATGCCATAACGGATCTGAGACAGTCCTTCATGCGTGCAAGACAGGAAAACGAGAGATCATTAAGAGGGGCAGAAAGCGAACTGGCTCAGCTGTTAAAGCAGGGAGATCAGGTAATAAAGAGCCCATGGGCATCATTCCAGTTTGGAACAGGCTATACAAACAATGACTGGGGGACTACTTACAGAGGTAGAGGAGGAAAGTTTCTTGAATACTACAAGAGAGACAACGACTTGACCAAGTACGTGTTCGACAAGGATAAGCACTTGTATGGGGCAACTAACTTGAATATTCCAAGAAATCAGGAGCCAAATTCATTGACTATCAATCCGGCTAATATACATGAGCCTTATAAGAATTATACGCCTGAAAGAATGGATAATATTAATATGCCAAATAATCTAGCATTTAATCCTACTGTTTATAATAGCAACACTTTAAATTTTCCAGCTAATTATACTCATGATGGTGTGTCTACAGGTTACACTTTAGATGCTGCAACAGTTAATAACAATGTCAAGAGTTGGGGAAATAGTACTACTTTTGATCATACTAATGGAACAACTGGAACTTTTTCAGCATTTGACGGAATGTATACTGATACAGCAAATGATTCTGGACAACATACAGGTGCTACTGGTTTAACTATTTCGGGAGCAAGTGCTACTAGTCGTGCTACAATGAATAACGGAAACGCTGACGGATATCATGATAATTATAGACCAGATTCTGGTGGGTATTGGTATACTTTTTGGAGACCATATGTACGTTGGAAGAGTACAGTTCAATATTATGGGTTAGGTGGAACTGGAGGACAAACTTTAACTCAAACATCGGGTGCAGGAATAACAACAGGGGTTAATGACGATCAAACACCAACAACAAGTACAGGAACTTCAGGAACAGGATATGATGGTATTTATGAAGCTACTAGAAATTGGTCAGGTTTTTCTTATGATGATATGTGGGATGATATTTGGTATGGAGGGGCAACTAGAAGAAATAATTTTGTTAATAAATTAGTAAGTTATGCAGATAACAATAAGTCTACTGACTTATTTAATGCCTCTACTAGTTATAATGTTTTATATGCCAATGGAACAATTGCACCGACAGGAACAGGTGCTCATAATACTGCCGATTCTGCTACTATTAGTACAGCTTGGAATACTATTCCTGCTCAAACATATGTGAGTGGTGGAACAACATATTATGATACAAGGACAGGCTCACAAGGAACTAGTGGATCAAGTTCATATAAAAAAATAACATTACCTGATACTACTGTCCATTATTATTCAAATGATGCTGCTGGTGCTAGAGAATATGCTTTAGATATGATTACTTATTTAGCTAGAAATACTTGGGATAGTAAACAAGGAAACTGGCGTAGTGATTATAATTCTTTTTATTCTGGCGGAACTGCGACACATAGAGATGAATTAATATTAACTAACAAAGCAACAATTGTTAAGTATGTAGATGCTAATATTGGTAATACTGCTTCACTTGCTGGAGGATCATTTTTAAAAGCATTGCCTGGAGCAGATGTGACCGTTACAGATACAGATGTTTCTATTTATAACGGTAGTGGCGCTGCCTATGTATTAAATACTAATACAAGCAGTACTAGTGGGACAAAAATTACATTCTCTGGAGACAGTAACTCAATAGCCAACTTTAATACTACAAACGGTCACACAGATAATAATGCAACTGATGATACTAATAGCAATATAGCATTTAATTTCCAAGAAGGATACAGTGGAGAAACTCCTAGTACTGCAATAACAGGTAATGTTGAAGTATCAGGTAAACATGATGTAAGATTTAGGGGAAGTAATAACATTGTGTACAATGTAGTTGGTGCTGTGGACAAATTAACAGTTACAAATGGATCGATGGGTGATGATACTATAGAAGTATGGAATACACAAGGTAAAGGACGTATATTTACAAAAGGGACTAATAATATCGTGTATAATGGTTATGGAGCTGTGCTTAATGCTGCTTCAGCATTAACGTTACATGATGTTCAAATGCATGGTAATAATTCAATTATGGTAGCTTTACAACCATTACGTGGTTTAGCAGGTGCTAATACAGGAGCAAGTGGAGTATTTAACGGAAAAATTCAATTGCAAGGTGCTTTTGGTGGAAGTACTATTAGTAATAAGGCAATAGCTATTTATGCAGCTAACTCACAATTTAATGGACTTAATGCCGGAACAATTATAGCTGGTAAAGGTGGAACTACTTTAAATGATGTTGATATTGATATTTTAAACGTTGGGTTTAATCAAAATGTTACAAACGGTATTTCGGTATATGCCATAAATGGAACTAATGTAAAAGTTGGTACTAATAACACAAATAACATTACTGATGGATTGCAAAATTCTAGTAGAAAATTCTCAGATATTAAATTAGACGGAGTCAGCACAGGTCATGTGATGGGATATGCAAGTGGTGAAATAAAAGATGTTATTGCTAATTTCTTGCCGAATTCAGTTGTAGATAATAAAGCAACTAAGATTACTTTCAATAAAAACGTAGATTTAATGTCTAAAGATGGTTTTGCATTTCTTGCTACAAATGGTGGAGAAATTCAAGCTGGTACGACTGCAACTCCAGTTAATGTAAGAGCCGCAGGATCTAATGCTGTTGTTGCATATGCTAATGGAGTATCAAATAGTGGAGATCACGCTTCTAAAGTTTCAATTACAGGTAATGTAACTGCTGCAGACTGGTTGACTTTAAATAATACAGATTATGCTACAATGAGTACTACTAATAAAGCACGTACATATAATAACATTGGTGCTTATGCTGTCAATAATGGAGTGATTGAAATTACAGGAACAGCAGCTGCTACAACTGTTGTAGAAAATGGAACAGATGCAAATAATGATAAGTCGTTAATTTTTGGTATTGGTGCTGTAGCTAAAAATAATGGTTCAGTAAAAATGAAAAATGTAACTGTTGTTGACAATGAAAAAGGAGCATTATATGCACAAGATAGTGGTACAATTGAATTTGAAGGTAATATTGTAAATCAAAATAATAATAATGCAACAGGAACTATCGCTGCTGTCACTGGAGCTACAGTTAGTGGTGCAAGAAATGCTAAAAGTACTAGTACTGTGAATACCCATGAAAAAGTCTCACCATTTTATGTAAAACGAACTTCTACTAGTGATACTTCTTCAATTACATTTACAGGTGGTGCTGTTGATAAAACAAACATAGATATGCATGATGGAATTTTATTGACAGGAAATACTTATGGAAATACCATTAGATCTGGATATGATTCAACTGCAAGAGAGTGGGATTATGCTAAATCTACTTGGAAAACAGGTTCTACAGAAGAACAAAATATGTATAATAACGCAAAATATAGAAATATGGATCATGTAACCGCTAAAATCTTAGATGATGATATTACTATAGGAATAATTAATCAGGCGTCTGATGAACTTAACTGGACAAATGCTAAAGCTGGAGGAACTGGAACTGGTGTGGCATCAGCTAACTTCTTAGGTGGAATCGGTGCTTATGCTGGTGGATTGAAGATTATAAATGGTACTGGTGCAAGTGATGCTCATATTGTCGATGTTACTGTAATTAATAGTAAAATAAAAGTTGCTGATGATATAAAGATTGAAGATATTGAAAAAACAAAAGCAACTGCAACTCCAGCAACTGATAAAAATGATACT
It encodes:
- the pyrH gene encoding UMP kinase — encoded protein: MLKYKRILLKLSGEALAGNKEFGFSNEVLESFAKQIKDVHEKGVEIAIVIGGGNIFRGISGMEKGFDRVTGDTMGMLATIMNGLALQNAIESIGVPTRVMTALQMPQVAELYIRRKAIRHLEKGRVVIFGGGTSNPYFTTDSSGALRAVEIQADVLAKGTKVDGIYDKDPMKFDDAVRYDTVTFDEAISKNLGVMDTAALSLCRENQMPIVVFNALEEGNILKMAQGEDIGTTVKNKNIR
- the frr gene encoding ribosome recycling factor, yielding MLDTILKEAEEKMAKSVENTKDKFSHVRAGRASVSMLDGVTVEAYGSPTPLNQVGTVSAPEARLLVIDPWDKSLIPAIEKTILQANLGFNPSNDGKVIRLVVPELTEDRRKEYVKMVKKEAEEGKVAIRNVRKDINNKLRKLEKDSEITEDELKASEEKVQKTTDKFIAQVDDALNKKEKELLTV
- a CDS encoding nitroreductase family protein; this encodes MNELIKQLKNRRSVREFTGEELKEEDLQVILETAQRAANSVNGQQTSLIVIKDKEKLAKIAELCGGQKHIAQAEAFIFVLIDFHRGVYASNSLGKRNIAPKSADGILVGAVDAGIMVNALQTAAFALGYGSTVIGAIRKETKEFIKMLGLPKYVFPIVGTTIGVPAERKLTRVKPRIPLDTFVFEDTYDAKKVEEGVEFHEKDTIKWREENNTPQLPSYKEMLVRIYENFYNKSKQDLEDQGFKFSDDLE
- a CDS encoding phosphomevalonate kinase — its product is MSKNKIVTNKTCGKLYIAGEYSILTAGQSAIIKNVNIFMESRISFSDTDEYTIFSDMFNYKLTLERDTFDNENILHNFDKNYSLICEAISVMSEYLKLKNLKIKPFKLEITGKMERDGKKFGIGSSGSVVILTVKSILSLYNLIFSKEMIFKLSSYVLLKRGDNGSMGDIACISYENLIFYRSFDREKIRALIEKETLEDVLKTDWNYEISELYFNEKESNQKGKNSLSCEFLVGWTKEPAISSDLINIVKNSICENKNFLENVEKVVKKLREVIKNGDKVEIKKCIGENGKLLENLDKNIYSKKLKELASATQDLDICAKSSGAGGGDCGIAFSFDEKDTKIVVEKWRKLGIELLYSEKL
- the fni gene encoding type 2 isopentenyl-diphosphate Delta-isomerase yields the protein MKNRKDEHIRYALKHRSEYNSFDEVELVHCSIPKYNLEEIELKTRFAGCEFTVPFFINAITGGSENARKINQKLARVANECGILFVTGSYSAALKNVQDDSFEIVKRENPDLKLATNIGIDKDYEAGIKAIEALNPLFLQVHVNLMQELIMVEGSRNFGEWENNLQKFVQNIKIPIVLKEVGFGMTEATVKKGIELGIKTFDISGRGGTSFAFIENMRRENGLHYLDNWGQTTISCLLNLKNYVDKVEVIASGGVRNPLDIVKSLVLGAKAVGISKVILELVVKYEVEKVIEIVENWKNECRMIMCALNANNIEELRNVKYILYGKTLEFFMQQKESFSNL
- a CDS encoding HAD family hydrolase; the protein is MKKEEVEKKKIIVYDFDKTLYDGETGVNFSMFYLKKYPVRSILFLMKYSKDLIFYLLKIINLTTLKERYFKFLEIHSKSEIEELVDGFWETKRNKIYSWTREELEKNKKECEMVIVSSASPLFLIENFLLSLGYDKVFGTNFVNDEKEGKETFVAKIDGENNKGKEKVKKLDEWAKKNELEYEIVKFYSDSLADEPLYNISRKKYWIKRGIKVEGMPKKKTLFDKLFWN